The following proteins are co-located in the Melanotaenia boesemani isolate fMelBoe1 chromosome 5, fMelBoe1.pri, whole genome shotgun sequence genome:
- the LOC121639240 gene encoding mucin-5AC-like translates to MTTDALTITTAESITTDGPTTTTNGSTTTPSQTIPTDAQTTTAKLTAITAAPTTTMTEPTTIKTAATTPTAAPTSNTAVPATPTAAPTTTVAAPTTTKVPPSTPTVALSTTTTTTEAPPPVFVLIATLVQPFVQELSDTNSQQFKELEKQVVVVFDIIYRARYGLLFIRSFVIAFRPAVAGTRSDNTEVEVGVEFNKTASAAEIPATKQVQETLMQAVTNVSTNFNITFESNSIQVIRTPFTNSTTAAPISNSTATANDTTATAATTTAITATTTLTATTTNSTATANSTTAITSITAVIDTSTTSTTTISTTTIATTTTVEAITTRRVTFRSAGETFTIDLANPSSQAFTNRAELLKSTLKPLYQNTFASFRSLTVVSFSNGSIINNMDLGFASTSLPSNTQIANVLIKAASNITAFNIDINNISVDGSQVSSGVSHKINLIAASCMVLLSWLLSSQQ, encoded by the exons ATGACTACAGATGCATTAACAataaccacagctgaatcaaTAACTACAGATGgtccaacaacaaccacaaatGGATCAACAACTACACCTTCACAAACAATACCTACAGATGCACAAACAACCACAGCTAAACTAACAGCAATTACAGCTGCCCCTACAACAACCATGACTGaaccaacaacaataaaaactgcaGCAACAACACCCACAGCTGCACCAACATCAAACACAGCAGTCCCTGCAACACCTACAgctgccccaacaacaactgtAGCTGCACCTACAACAACTAAAGTTCCCCCATCAACCCCAACAGTTGCATTGTCCACCACTACTACCACAACTGAAGCTCCACCACCTGTATTCGTTCTTATAGCAACTTTGGTTCAACCATTTGTTCAAGAACTCAGTGATACAAACAGCCAACAGTTTAAGGAACTTGAAAAACAAGTGGTAGTTGTG TTTGATATCATCTACCGGGCTAGATACGGCTTGCTCTTCATCCGCAGTTTTGTCATTGCTTTTAG ACCAGCTGTAGCCGGAACACGATCAGATAATACTGAAGTAGAGGTGGGGGTTGAGTTCAATAAAACGGCATCAGCTGCTGAAATTCCAGCTACTAAACAGGTTCAAGAAACTTTAATGCAGGCTGTAACTAATGTCAGCACAAACTTCAATATTACATTTGAAAGCAACTCTATTCAAGTAATAC GAACACCTTTTACCAATTCAACAACTGCAGCCCCCATATCAAATTCTACAGCTACTGCAAATGATACTACAGCAACTGCAGCCACGACTACAGCAATTACAGCTACAACTACTTTGACAGCTACAACGACAAATTCTACAGCTACTGCAAATTCAACTACAGCAATTACATCTATAACTGCTGTGATAGATACATCCACAACTTCTACAACCACCATATCTACCACAACTATTGCAACTACTACAACTGTGGAGGCAATAACAACAAGACGGGTGACTTTTAGATCTGCTGGAGAAACATTCACAATTGATTTGGCAAATCCATCATCTCAAGCATTTACGAATCGAGCTGAATTGCTAAAGTCAACA CTTAAACCTCTTTACCAAAACACATTTGCTTCATTCCGCTCTTTGACAGTGGTTTCATTCAG CAATGGCTCAATCATCAACAACATGGATCTTGGATTTGCATCAACATCTCTTCCTAGTAACACTCAAATTGCAAATGTTTTGATCAAAGCGGCTTCTAACATCACAGCCTTTAACATTGACATCAATAATATCTCTGTGGATGGATCAC AAGTATCAAGCGGAGTAAGCCACAAGATCAATCTCATTGCTGCATCCTGCATGgtgctgttgtcatggttactCTCAAGCCAGCAATAG